A stretch of Chitinophaga caeni DNA encodes these proteins:
- a CDS encoding ABC transporter ATP-binding protein — MPGISETVIEPKPIITIKNLRKSYGNKEILKGISFDVFAGQVIGYIGPNGAGKSTTVKILIGLLSDYEGEIIIDGMNLKDDTVALKKKVGYIPENAEIYDVLTPMEYLYFVGRLYYMEDAKIEDRAKKMLTAFGLFENRHDRMDTFSKGMRQKVLIISGLIHNPQIVFFDEPLSGLDANAVIIFKEIMSLLKKEGKTIFYCSHMMDVVEKVSDRILLINDGKIIADGSFSQLKQQEGDTLEKIFAHLTGKDNLSSVADDFMDAFN, encoded by the coding sequence ATGCCAGGAATAAGTGAAACGGTGATAGAACCCAAGCCGATTATTACAATAAAAAATTTGAGAAAATCATACGGTAATAAGGAAATTTTGAAAGGAATTTCGTTCGATGTATTTGCCGGGCAGGTAATTGGTTATATCGGGCCTAACGGCGCCGGGAAATCTACCACGGTGAAAATCCTGATCGGGCTGCTATCCGATTATGAAGGCGAGATCATCATCGATGGGATGAATTTGAAGGATGATACGGTAGCCTTGAAAAAGAAGGTGGGGTACATTCCTGAAAACGCTGAAATATACGATGTCTTGACGCCGATGGAATACTTGTATTTCGTTGGACGTTTGTATTATATGGAAGATGCCAAGATCGAGGATCGCGCCAAAAAGATGTTAACCGCATTCGGGCTTTTTGAAAACCGCCATGACCGCATGGATACATTTTCCAAGGGCATGCGTCAAAAGGTATTAATCATTTCTGGTTTAATACATAATCCGCAAATTGTATTCTTCGATGAGCCTTTAAGTGGATTAGATGCTAACGCTGTAATCATTTTCAAAGAAATCATGTCCTTGCTGAAAAAGGAAGGTAAAACCATCTTTTATTGCAGTCATATGATGGATGTAGTTGAGAAGGTGTCTGACCGTATCCTGTTAATCAATGATGGAAAAATTATTGCCGATGGCAGTTTTAGCCAGTTGAAGCAACAGGAAGGAGATACGCTTGAAAAAATATTCGCGCATCTCACCGGAAAGGACAACCTTTCTTCTGTAGCAGATGACTTTATGGATGCCTTTAATTGA